A single region of the Hyalangium ruber genome encodes:
- a CDS encoding NAD(P)-dependent alcohol dehydrogenase, producing MRAITFYEYGPPSLLRLEERPDPVPGPGQVRVRVRACSMNAADWHILRADPFLARLAVGLFKPRYNVLGCDLAGVVDAVGPGVTRFKAGDAVMGELGSSGWGAFAERVCAPEGVLALKPANIGFDEAAAAPLAGVTAVQGLRREGCLKPGERVLINGASGGVGTYAVQVAKVLGAEVVAVCSPRNVEQVRSLGADQVIDYTQTDFTQSDARYDLILAVNGYHPLSHYKRVLAPGGRFLMTGGAGRQMAAAVLLGPLHSLLSGKRLGYVTMKSNLEDLEFLRDCLGDGRVRSVIDRTFPLDKVPEALAYLEEGHARGKVVIQVALPSEGRAEATRGEPSA from the coding sequence ATGCGCGCAATCACCTTCTACGAGTACGGCCCTCCCTCCCTCCTGAGGCTGGAGGAGCGCCCCGACCCCGTGCCCGGCCCGGGCCAGGTGCGGGTGCGAGTGCGGGCCTGCTCGATGAACGCGGCCGACTGGCACATCCTCCGGGCCGACCCCTTCCTGGCGCGTCTGGCGGTGGGCCTCTTCAAGCCCCGCTACAACGTGCTGGGCTGCGACCTGGCCGGGGTCGTCGACGCCGTGGGGCCCGGGGTGACGCGCTTCAAGGCCGGGGACGCGGTGATGGGCGAGCTGGGCAGCAGCGGTTGGGGTGCCTTCGCCGAGCGCGTCTGCGCGCCCGAGGGTGTGCTGGCCTTGAAGCCCGCCAACATCGGGTTCGACGAGGCGGCGGCGGCGCCGCTGGCCGGGGTGACGGCCGTGCAGGGCCTGCGACGCGAGGGCTGCCTGAAGCCGGGCGAGCGGGTGCTGATCAACGGGGCCTCCGGCGGCGTGGGCACCTATGCCGTGCAAGTGGCCAAGGTGCTCGGCGCGGAGGTCGTCGCGGTGTGCAGCCCCCGCAACGTGGAGCAGGTCCGCTCGTTGGGCGCCGACCAGGTCATCGACTACACACAGACTGACTTCACCCAGAGTGACGCCCGCTACGATCTCATCCTGGCGGTCAACGGCTACCACCCGCTGTCCCACTACAAGCGCGTCCTGGCCCCTGGCGGGCGCTTCCTGATGACAGGCGGTGCGGGCAGGCAGATGGCCGCGGCCGTGCTGCTGGGCCCCCTGCACTCGTTGCTCAGCGGCAAGCGCCTGGGCTACGTGACCATGAAGAGCAACCTCGAGGATCTGGAGTTCCTGCGCGACTGCCTGGGCGACGGGCGGGTGCGCTCGGTCATCGACCGGACCTTCCCCCTCGACAAGGTGCCTGAGGCCCTGGCCTACCTTGAAGAAGGGCATGCCCGGGGCAAGGTCGTCATCCAGGTGGCGCTTCCCAGCGAGGGCAGAGCCGAAGCCACAAGAGGCGAGCCCAGCGCCTGA
- a CDS encoding energy transducer TonB family protein codes for MSRRSQLPLMLLASVLLHAVAIFVLSRGWFTEPEQRTVPPSALELEIVYASPSPATQPLAEPEVQPPPRTSAKPPSKVTRQPQPATVARAQEDAVAPESVKAPAPVAATPQQQDAPRAAPRLTLLPKDLPGGVPVMEEPPSRGHIVRNRPEELPDPQAVAEYQAEEAKARIDGWAADTLAAARADRGATTPYFRQLQRSFSQQLVDPPPPNAEVIGARMAREQVEAVQRFGKTGSPVVAPEKRDHLLEQRNRLQAAVEAGRAANMYMVDVTAPILALAAVVEVWQEPDGKLRDLKVLKSSGDPTFDVWALSRLRNALAKTSAPPDAGVGIHDDGIRSRWRLEEYLGNPRVQIHLIGVY; via the coding sequence GTGTCGAGACGCTCCCAACTCCCTCTCATGCTCCTGGCCTCGGTGCTCCTGCACGCCGTGGCCATATTCGTGCTGTCGAGGGGCTGGTTCACGGAGCCCGAGCAGCGGACGGTGCCTCCGAGCGCCCTGGAACTGGAGATCGTCTACGCGTCTCCCTCTCCCGCCACTCAACCGCTCGCTGAGCCCGAAGTGCAGCCGCCCCCTCGGACGAGCGCAAAGCCTCCGAGCAAGGTGACGCGCCAGCCGCAGCCTGCCACGGTGGCCCGGGCGCAGGAGGACGCTGTCGCACCAGAGAGTGTCAAAGCCCCAGCGCCGGTGGCTGCTACCCCCCAGCAGCAGGATGCCCCTCGTGCTGCGCCTCGGCTGACGCTCCTGCCGAAGGACCTGCCGGGAGGGGTACCTGTGATGGAGGAGCCGCCGTCCCGGGGGCACATTGTGCGCAACCGGCCAGAAGAGCTTCCGGATCCGCAGGCCGTGGCGGAGTACCAGGCGGAAGAAGCGAAGGCCCGCATCGATGGCTGGGCCGCGGACACGCTCGCGGCGGCACGGGCGGATCGTGGAGCGACCACGCCGTACTTCCGGCAGCTGCAGCGCTCCTTCTCGCAGCAACTGGTAGATCCTCCGCCACCCAACGCGGAGGTCATCGGCGCGCGGATGGCGCGGGAGCAGGTCGAGGCCGTCCAGCGCTTCGGCAAGACGGGCAGCCCCGTGGTGGCGCCCGAGAAGAGGGACCACCTCCTCGAGCAGCGGAACCGGCTCCAGGCTGCAGTCGAGGCCGGGCGCGCCGCGAACATGTACATGGTGGATGTCACCGCGCCCATCCTCGCGCTCGCCGCGGTCGTCGAGGTCTGGCAGGAGCCAGATGGCAAGCTCCGCGACCTCAAGGTGCTCAAGAGCTCCGGCGATCCGACCTTCGATGTCTGGGCGCTCTCGCGGCTGCGGAACGCCTTGGCCAAGACGAGCGCACCGCCCGACGCGGGGGTAGGCATCCACGACGATGGAATCCGGAGCCGCTGGCGCCTCGAGGAGTACCTCGGCAACCCGAGGGTGCAGATCCACCTGATCGGCGTCTACTGA
- a CDS encoding RCC1 repeat-containing protein, with product MMPMTQPLKWMSLVKVSTLLLLAAVAGCGGGGGEETPNTPPSCLVREATIPVTTVDEQGGSASLAFTVSLERCRVVSIATGGTYSLALLSDGTAASWGFNGEGQLGDGTTTVRATPVEVSGLTGVTALAGGINHSLALRNDGTVWAWGSNKEGQLGDGTITQRLIPVQVPGLANITALSAGGDFSVALRNDGTVWAWGSNSVGQLGDGTTTQRSTPVQVPGLTGVTALSAGGSSVLALRNDGTVWAWGSNGLGQLGDGTTPQRPTPAQVPGLTGVTAVVMGANHALARRNDGTVWGWGNNYRGQLGDEDDTSPRSPRQVPGLEGITSVAVGYQHSLALRSDGTVWAWGTNSEGQLGSSTLIRSPTPVQLPELTGVSAIASSSHCLALLQDGTLRAWGSNNDGQLGNGTTNQRFTPVRVSGLTGGRAAAAAGYFSVALRSDGTLWSWGSNREGQLGNEHATHRPTPLQVPGLTGISAFSAGFYHSLAVLGDGTVRAWGSHDIGQLGDGSPMGGTRPTPVPVSGLTGVTTVAAGHSHSLALRNDGTVWAWGGNHEGQLGIGLGDSSSTPVQVLAPSGFTALAAGTFRSLALRNDGTVWAWGEAASNIPAQVSGLSGITALSMTSQHALAVRHNGTVWAWGNNFQGQLGNGRTSSYEEPAQVPGLTGMTAVAAGYSHSLALRDDGTVWAWGANFIGQLGDGSTTPRLTPIQVPGLTRITAISTGFLHSLALRDDGTLWAWGYNTDGQLGDGTSGAYPTPSPVLRL from the coding sequence ATGATGCCGATGACGCAGCCCTTGAAGTGGATGAGCCTCGTGAAGGTATCGACCCTGCTCCTGCTCGCCGCTGTTGCCGGCTGTGGCGGAGGTGGTGGTGAGGAGACGCCCAACACGCCCCCCTCATGCCTCGTGCGCGAGGCCACCATCCCCGTCACTACCGTTGACGAACAGGGAGGCTCCGCCTCCCTGGCCTTCACCGTGTCGCTCGAGCGCTGCCGCGTCGTCTCCATCGCCACGGGCGGCACTTACTCCCTGGCGCTGCTCAGCGACGGCACGGCCGCGAGCTGGGGGTTCAATGGCGAGGGCCAGCTCGGCGATGGCACCACCACCGTGCGCGCCACTCCCGTCGAGGTGTCCGGCCTGACCGGCGTTACCGCCCTCGCCGGGGGCATCAACCACTCTCTGGCCCTGCGCAACGATGGCACCGTCTGGGCTTGGGGCTCCAATAAAGAGGGCCAGCTCGGCGATGGCACCATCACCCAACGCCTCATCCCAGTCCAGGTGCCCGGACTCGCGAACATCACGGCCCTCTCCGCCGGCGGCGACTTCTCCGTGGCCCTGCGCAACGATGGCACCGTCTGGGCCTGGGGCTCCAACAGCGTCGGCCAGCTCGGCGATGGCACCACCACCCAACGCTCCACCCCAGTCCAGGTGCCCGGCCTGACGGGCGTCACCGCCCTCTCCGCCGGCGGCTCCTCCGTTCTGGCTCTGCGCAACGATGGCACCGTCTGGGCCTGGGGCTCCAACGGCCTCGGCCAGCTCGGCGATGGCACCACCCCCCAACGCCCCACTCCGGCCCAGGTGCCCGGCCTGACGGGCGTCACCGCCGTGGTGATGGGCGCCAACCACGCTCTGGCCCGGCGCAACGATGGCACTGTCTGGGGCTGGGGAAACAACTACCGAGGCCAGCTTGGCGATGAGGACGACACCTCCCCCAGGAGCCCGCGCCAGGTGCCCGGGCTGGAGGGCATCACCTCCGTCGCGGTCGGCTATCAGCACTCCCTGGCCCTGCGCAGCGATGGCACCGTCTGGGCCTGGGGCACCAACAGTGAGGGCCAGCTGGGCAGCTCGACCCTCATCCGGAGCCCCACGCCTGTCCAGCTACCCGAGCTCACGGGCGTGAGCGCCATCGCGAGCTCGAGCCACTGCCTGGCCCTGCTCCAGGACGGCACCCTGCGGGCTTGGGGCTCCAACAACGATGGCCAGCTGGGCAATGGGACCACCAACCAGCGCTTCACGCCCGTCCGGGTCTCCGGATTGACGGGCGGGCGTGCCGCCGCCGCCGCCGGCTACTTCTCCGTGGCCCTGCGCAGCGATGGCACCCTCTGGAGCTGGGGCTCCAATAGAGAGGGCCAGCTTGGCAATGAGCACGCCACGCATCGTCCCACGCCGCTCCAGGTGCCCGGGCTCACGGGCATCAGCGCCTTCTCCGCGGGCTTCTACCACTCCCTGGCGGTGCTCGGTGACGGCACCGTGCGCGCCTGGGGAAGCCATGACATTGGCCAGCTCGGCGATGGGAGCCCCATGGGCGGCACCCGTCCGACTCCCGTCCCGGTGTCAGGGCTGACAGGCGTCACCACCGTGGCCGCCGGCCACTCCCACTCTCTGGCCCTGCGCAATGACGGCACCGTCTGGGCCTGGGGCGGCAACCATGAAGGCCAGCTCGGGATTGGGCTCGGCGACAGCAGCTCCACCCCTGTTCAGGTGCTCGCGCCCAGTGGCTTTACCGCGCTGGCTGCCGGCACGTTCCGCTCTCTGGCCCTGCGCAATGACGGCACCGTCTGGGCCTGGGGAGAGGCCGCCAGCAATATTCCCGCCCAGGTCTCCGGGCTGAGCGGCATCACCGCCCTCTCCATGACCTCCCAGCACGCGCTCGCCGTGCGTCACAACGGCACCGTCTGGGCCTGGGGGAACAACTTTCAAGGCCAGCTCGGCAATGGGCGCACCTCTTCCTACGAGGAGCCGGCCCAGGTCCCTGGGCTGACGGGCATGACGGCCGTCGCCGCCGGCTACAGCCACTCCCTGGCGCTGCGCGATGACGGCACCGTGTGGGCCTGGGGGGCCAACTTCATCGGCCAGCTGGGTGACGGCTCGACCACGCCACGGCTCACCCCCATCCAGGTGCCTGGGCTCACGCGCATCACCGCCATCTCCACGGGGTTCCTCCACTCCCTGGCACTGCGTGATGACGGCACCCTGTGGGCCTGGGGCTACAATACGGACGGCCAGCTCGGGGATGGAACTTCGGGGGCCTATCCCACCCCGAGTCCGGTCCTGCGCCTGTAG
- a CDS encoding class I SAM-dependent methyltransferase codes for MGITMSPQDYATAFRLLASTARHHENIGRVVEERILPRLPKRPSLLDVGAGPGTVAQRIAPHFGSLTLLEPNRDQIAGLQLEGAKILHEPLERYASSEQYDLVLCSHVLYHVPLADWGGFIDRLLSFVRPGGYCLIVLGAARGPNYQLHRDFTQTVISSEQLLATLQQKRLPHEVVATVNGFSAKTFEEMYTLCRFFVLEDCYTPAQLSALSPDEVRRLDDKIRMHAERCRGADGVYRLEQDEDLVILPKS; via the coding sequence ATGGGAATCACGATGTCACCGCAGGACTACGCCACGGCGTTCCGCCTGCTCGCTTCAACCGCCAGGCACCACGAAAACATCGGGCGGGTCGTGGAGGAGCGGATCCTGCCCCGCCTGCCCAAGCGTCCTTCGCTGTTGGACGTGGGCGCGGGGCCGGGCACGGTGGCCCAGCGGATCGCGCCGCACTTCGGCTCGCTCACCCTGCTCGAGCCCAATCGGGATCAGATCGCCGGGCTCCAGCTCGAGGGGGCGAAGATCCTCCACGAGCCCCTGGAGCGCTACGCGTCATCGGAGCAGTACGATCTCGTCCTCTGCTCACACGTGCTGTACCACGTGCCTCTCGCCGACTGGGGAGGGTTCATCGACAGACTGCTCTCGTTCGTGCGCCCTGGGGGGTACTGCCTGATCGTTCTGGGCGCTGCCCGAGGACCGAACTATCAGCTGCACCGCGACTTCACGCAGACCGTCATCTCCAGCGAGCAGCTGCTCGCGACGTTGCAGCAGAAGCGGCTCCCGCACGAAGTCGTTGCGACCGTGAACGGGTTCTCCGCGAAGACCTTCGAGGAGATGTACACGCTCTGTCGCTTCTTCGTGCTCGAGGATTGCTACACGCCAGCGCAGCTTTCAGCCCTGAGCCCGGACGAGGTGCGCAGGCTCGATGACAAGATCCGGATGCACGCCGAGCGTTGCCGGGGCGCCGATGGGGTGTACCGACTGGAGCAGGACGAGGATCTGGTCATTCTCCCCAAGTCCTAA
- a CDS encoding serine/threonine-protein kinase: MSPKSVSEAPSLLLPGTQVGDWRVVERQGQGTYGVVYRAVRVGQEDSGPVALKLAVYPGDPRFAREVGLLSRIRHPSVPLLRGHGLWRHASGAEHPFFVMEWVEATPLYAWAEQHSASCRQVLRLLAQVARALAATHSANAVHRDVKGANVLVRADGSAVLIDFGAGHFQGAPRLTWQSLPPGTVAYRSPEANLFLLASVRARDSYYPATAADDLFSLGVTAFRLVSGEYLPDMAPFQDAAESWHLLCPDPRPLLERNPRMHPRLREGILRLLSESPEARGTAAELAQALEAAAEHAGPEADLPLLTAQAPQPLPLPREQALAPVPTRATPPPEEAPSGVVPLPKEAGFRTRVLAWRPWLALATLGMLGLLVGAVQAVHARLERLAARGQQSSASEVPDAGTAAVGDSAPTAPLASIHVPSKTEAMARDMPPKPLPGQTRPDEKGHCPGRKLVALNGGCWVETLPMTAKECAENGWVYSQSRCYAPALTPPSKPPPTSSPPDSR, encoded by the coding sequence ATGAGCCCCAAGTCCGTCTCCGAGGCCCCTTCCCTCCTCCTCCCGGGGACTCAGGTGGGCGACTGGCGCGTGGTGGAGCGACAGGGCCAGGGCACTTACGGAGTCGTCTACCGCGCCGTCCGGGTGGGACAGGAGGACTCAGGCCCCGTGGCACTCAAGCTGGCCGTGTACCCGGGGGATCCTCGCTTCGCGCGGGAGGTGGGCCTGCTCTCTCGCATCCGCCACCCGAGCGTCCCTCTCCTGCGGGGCCACGGGCTCTGGCGCCACGCCTCCGGAGCGGAGCACCCTTTCTTCGTCATGGAGTGGGTGGAGGCCACCCCGCTCTACGCCTGGGCCGAGCAGCATTCCGCCTCCTGCAGGCAGGTGCTCCGACTGCTGGCCCAGGTGGCTCGCGCGCTCGCCGCCACCCACTCCGCCAACGCCGTCCACCGCGACGTCAAGGGCGCCAACGTCCTGGTGCGCGCGGATGGCAGCGCTGTGCTCATCGACTTCGGCGCCGGCCACTTCCAGGGAGCCCCCCGCCTCACCTGGCAATCCCTTCCTCCGGGCACGGTCGCCTACCGCTCCCCCGAGGCCAATCTGTTCCTGCTGGCCTCCGTCCGGGCCCGCGATTCCTACTACCCGGCCACTGCGGCCGATGACTTGTTCTCCCTGGGCGTCACGGCCTTCCGCCTCGTCTCGGGCGAGTACCTCCCGGACATGGCGCCCTTTCAGGATGCGGCGGAGTCCTGGCACCTGCTGTGCCCGGATCCGCGGCCCCTCCTGGAGCGCAATCCCCGAATGCACCCGCGGCTGCGGGAGGGCATCCTCCGCCTCCTCTCGGAGTCTCCCGAGGCCCGTGGCACGGCAGCGGAGCTCGCCCAGGCGCTGGAAGCCGCCGCGGAGCACGCGGGCCCCGAGGCCGATCTCCCTCTGCTCACCGCGCAAGCACCGCAGCCTTTGCCCTTACCCCGTGAACAGGCCCTGGCTCCCGTACCCACCCGAGCGACACCGCCGCCCGAGGAGGCACCCTCGGGCGTGGTGCCACTCCCGAAGGAGGCCGGCTTCCGGACGCGTGTCCTGGCGTGGAGACCCTGGCTGGCCCTGGCCACCCTGGGGATGCTCGGGCTCCTCGTGGGGGCCGTGCAGGCAGTGCATGCACGGCTCGAGCGGCTGGCTGCGCGCGGGCAGCAGTCCTCTGCTTCCGAGGTGCCCGATGCGGGCACTGCCGCCGTGGGGGACTCCGCGCCAACAGCGCCCTTGGCCTCCATCCATGTCCCCTCCAAGACGGAGGCCATGGCTCGGGACATGCCTCCCAAGCCTCTTCCCGGGCAGACTCGACCCGATGAGAAGGGCCACTGCCCAGGCCGCAAGCTGGTGGCCCTCAACGGTGGTTGCTGGGTAGAGACCCTCCCGATGACCGCCAAGGAGTGCGCGGAGAACGGTTGGGTGTACAGCCAAAGCCGGTGCTACGCCCCTGCCCTCACTCCGCCCAGCAAGCCTCCGCCCACGTCGAGTCCGCCGGACTCCCGCTGA
- a CDS encoding LysR family transcriptional regulator gives MEFRQLQLFVAVAEELHFGRAAARVGMAQPPFSQQIRKLEAGLGVELLTRTSRHVALTSAGSRFLEDARELLARRAEVISTVRRAAQGETGTLRVGFGASSAFGILPRIVLRFRSRFPEVKLELDDREKLDIGVALSTGELDLAIVRAPFRHEGVTVEQLLRERFVLALPARHPRARQKAVALASLASEPFILFPRHSAPGLHDTITSLCLGAGFSPFIHQEASSWPSVVGMVQAGLGITIAPMSAQAMRPKGVVFRELSGGSGWAELAVAFRGPQLMPAAAHFRAIAHETVTLPLFISNFRQHANPGKYIRAQ, from the coding sequence ATGGAATTCCGCCAGCTTCAACTCTTCGTCGCCGTCGCGGAGGAGCTGCACTTTGGCCGGGCCGCTGCCCGGGTAGGAATGGCCCAGCCACCGTTCAGCCAGCAGATCCGCAAGCTCGAGGCCGGGCTGGGGGTGGAGCTCCTCACTCGGACGAGTCGCCACGTGGCCCTGACCTCCGCGGGGAGCCGCTTCCTGGAAGACGCCCGGGAGCTGCTGGCGAGGCGCGCGGAGGTGATCTCCACGGTCCGGCGGGCGGCTCAGGGAGAGACCGGAACCCTGAGGGTCGGCTTCGGTGCGTCGTCGGCCTTCGGGATTCTCCCTCGCATCGTGCTCCGATTCCGGTCACGGTTTCCGGAGGTGAAGCTCGAACTCGACGATCGCGAGAAGCTGGACATCGGCGTCGCGCTCAGCACCGGCGAGCTGGATCTCGCCATCGTCCGGGCCCCTTTTCGGCATGAGGGAGTGACGGTCGAACAGCTGCTCCGGGAACGTTTCGTGCTGGCGCTCCCGGCGCGGCACCCCAGAGCACGCCAGAAGGCCGTCGCCCTGGCGTCACTGGCGAGCGAACCCTTCATCCTGTTTCCCCGGCACTCGGCGCCAGGCCTGCACGACACGATCACGAGCTTGTGTCTCGGCGCGGGCTTCTCGCCGTTCATCCATCAGGAAGCCAGCTCCTGGCCCTCGGTCGTCGGCATGGTGCAAGCGGGGCTCGGGATCACCATTGCTCCGATGTCGGCTCAAGCCATGCGGCCGAAAGGGGTGGTGTTCCGGGAGCTGAGCGGCGGCTCCGGATGGGCGGAGCTGGCGGTCGCCTTCCGAGGTCCGCAACTCATGCCCGCGGCGGCGCACTTCCGCGCGATCGCGCACGAAACCGTCACGCTGCCATTGTTCATCAGCAACTTCAGGCAGCACGCGAATCCGGGCAAATACATTCGAGCCCAATGA